A window from Vanessa cardui chromosome 21, ilVanCard2.1, whole genome shotgun sequence encodes these proteins:
- the LOC124538907 gene encoding uncharacterized protein LOC124538907, whose product MSYITLEFLQDLLKDEYPDVTIQDFEGAPGSKRGDNYTSMVYRITLKGSRKHLDSDGTTEIIEPWEGSIIYKCLPESILRREAFKSDELFCNEVAFYTKIWPALSKFQSQWEKVTHPFKSIPKCYLAQNDLVILKDLKTLGFVMPDRTQGLSLEQCYFVLKHLSHFHALSLAMKYYDPEGFYELLNIQDGISEVFFVAENEDYYRSYYSEATRNAIAMVEEELKESKDKEKYLGPFKRFCNEDTFFQTMVDMVTPKEPLAVICHGDCWTNNMLFKFVNGDIAEMYIVDFQLARYASPALDLAFLIYLCLERQQRAEHTPALLEYYADELHARLLEMGDGNILDRDTLFDMLQDEFKRSSRFGLGIALDMYPIMTCDSNEAPNLYQEKESEVAPSHDCVKPVWTSNADCRKKMTDLVIELVDEGLI is encoded by the exons ggaGCTCCAGGATCAAAAAGAGGAGACAACTACACTTCAATGGTTTATAGAATAACTTTGAAAGGCTCTCGGAAACATTTGGACTCAGATGGCACAACTGAGATCATTGAACCCTGGGAAGgatctattatatacaaatgctTACCAGAAAGCATTTTGCGCAGAGAAGCTTTCAAAAGTGACGAGCTATTTTGCAATGAAGTCGCTTTTTACACCAAGATATGGCCAGCTCTGTCCAAATTTCAGAGTCAATGGGAAAAGGTTACCCATCCATTCAAATCTATACCAAAATGCTACTTGGCACAAAATGATTTGGTTATATTGAAAGATTTGAAGACGCTTGGGTTTGTGATGCCGGATAGGACACAGGGCTTGAGTTTAGAACAATGCTATTTTGTCTTGAAGCATTTGTCGCACTTCCACGCCCTTTCTCTGGCTATGAAATATTACGACCCTGAAGGCTTTTACGAGCTGCTGAATATACAAGATGGGATTTCTGAGG tCTTTTTCGTCGCTGAAAACGAAGACTACTATCGAAGTTACTACAGTGAAGCAACTCGTAACGCGATAGCTATGGTGGAGGAAGAGCTGAAAGAATCAAAGGATAAGGAGAAATACTTGGGTCCATTCAAACGTTTCTGCAATGAGGATACCTTCTTCCAGACCATGGTGGATATGGTGACACCAAAAGAACCATTAGCAGTCATTTGTCATGGCGATTGTTGGACAAACAACATGctgtttaaatttgtaaatggcGATATTGCTGAG atGTACATAGTAGATTTCCAGTTAGCTCGCTATGCATCACCAGCTCTGGACCTTGCGTTTCTCATCTACCTGTGCTTGGAACGGCAACAGCGAGCGGAGCACACACCGGCTCTGCTAGAGTATTACGCAGATGAGCTTCATGCCAGATTACTAGAGATGGGTGATGGAAATATACTGGACAGGGATACACTTTTTGACAT GTTGCAAGACGAGTTCAAGAGAAGCAGTCGCTTCGGTCTCGGCATAGCTCTGGATATGTACCCAATTATGACGTGCGATAGCAACGAGGCGCCAAATCTTTATCAAGAAAAG GAGAGTGAAGTTGCTCCATCTCATGATTGCGTGAAGCCCGTATGGACATCCAATGCTGATTGTAGGAAGAAGATGACCGACTTAGTTATTGAACTCGTTGATGAAGgactaatataa